Proteins co-encoded in one Xanthomonas campestris pv. badrii genomic window:
- a CDS encoding DUF2461 domain-containing protein, protein MTRYFSDASFKFLRALARHNDKTWFNDHRHQYEAHVRQPFLQLITDLQPGLAQVSEHYRADPKTQGGSLFRIYRDARFSNDKSPYKNWQGARLFHARRREVPAPSFYLHLQPGESFVGAGLWHPEPDTQRKLRQFIFDNPGSWKAAAHNPKLRRKFALDDSEKLVRAPRGFPNDFEFIDDLKHRNWAYLRHLDDTVMTGPRLRQTIEADLVTLAPFVDYLCAALDLEF, encoded by the coding sequence ATGACCCGCTATTTTTCCGACGCCAGTTTCAAGTTCCTGCGCGCCCTGGCCCGCCACAACGACAAGACCTGGTTCAACGACCACCGCCATCAGTACGAGGCGCATGTGCGCCAGCCGTTCCTGCAGCTGATCACCGATCTGCAACCGGGCCTGGCGCAGGTGAGCGAACACTATCGCGCCGACCCCAAGACCCAGGGCGGCTCGCTGTTTCGCATCTACCGCGACGCGCGCTTTTCCAACGACAAATCGCCGTACAAGAACTGGCAGGGCGCGCGTCTGTTCCATGCGCGCCGGCGCGAAGTACCGGCCCCCTCGTTCTATCTCCATCTGCAGCCGGGCGAGAGCTTCGTTGGCGCAGGTCTGTGGCATCCGGAACCGGACACCCAGCGCAAGCTGCGGCAGTTCATCTTCGACAACCCCGGCAGCTGGAAAGCGGCCGCGCACAACCCCAAGTTGCGTCGCAAGTTTGCGCTGGACGACAGCGAAAAGCTGGTGCGTGCACCGCGTGGCTTCCCCAACGATTTCGAGTTCATCGACGATCTCAAGCACCGCAACTGGGCCTACCTGCGCCACCTGGACGACACCGTCATGACCGGGCCACGCCTGCGCCAGACCATCGAGGCGGACCTGGTGACGTTGGCGCCGTTCGTCGATTACCTGTGTGCGGCGCTGGATCTGGAATTCTGA
- a CDS encoding NAD kinase, with amino-acid sequence MTAPPRIAFLASPTEPAANARARLVQRYGDHPLETADVVCALGGDGFMLQTLHRHGAADKPVFGMKLGSVGFLMNQYRDDEDDLLVRLQRAEPAHLRPLEMLVQTESGTSAGSLAYNEVSLLRQTRQAAHLSVDLNGQTRIAELIGDGVMVATPAGSTAYNYSAHGPILPLGSHTLALTPIAPYRPRRWRGAILKADTEVRFRVLDPYKRPVSVTADSHEIRDVVEVTIRESTQRRVTLLFDPEHNLEERIFSEQFAV; translated from the coding sequence ATGACCGCACCACCCCGTATCGCTTTTCTGGCCAGCCCGACCGAGCCCGCTGCCAATGCGCGCGCGCGCCTGGTGCAGCGCTATGGCGATCATCCGCTGGAAACGGCCGACGTGGTCTGCGCCCTGGGCGGGGACGGCTTCATGCTGCAGACCCTGCATCGCCATGGCGCTGCCGACAAGCCGGTATTCGGCATGAAGCTGGGCTCGGTCGGGTTCCTGATGAACCAGTACCGCGACGACGAAGACGATCTGCTGGTGCGCCTGCAGCGCGCCGAGCCCGCCCACCTGCGGCCGCTGGAAATGCTGGTGCAGACCGAATCCGGTACCAGTGCCGGCTCGCTGGCCTACAACGAGGTGTCGCTGCTGCGGCAGACCCGCCAGGCTGCGCATCTGAGCGTGGATCTCAACGGCCAGACCCGCATTGCCGAGCTGATCGGCGACGGCGTGATGGTGGCCACCCCGGCCGGCAGCACCGCGTACAACTATTCGGCGCACGGGCCGATCCTGCCGCTGGGCTCGCATACGCTGGCGCTGACCCCGATCGCGCCATATCGCCCGCGACGCTGGCGCGGCGCCATCCTCAAGGCCGATACCGAAGTGCGCTTCCGCGTGCTCGATCCCTACAAACGCCCGGTCAGCGTCACCGCCGATTCGCACGAGATCCGCGATGTGGTGGAAGTGACCATCCGCGAATCCACGCAGCGTCGCGTGACCCTGCTATTCGACCCGGAACATAACCTGGAAGAACGCATCTTCAGCGAGCAGTTTGCGGTGTGA
- a CDS encoding transferase → MSEAPPPVRAALRRTWRTLELSFSDDTVQTRMARWAPHRLVLPYTRSMLAAMWLQPQPACIGVIGVGGGAQLKFCHRYLRHARIEAVEADAQVLALRDAFAIPRDDARLRITLGDGADWIASRGGRYDLLLLDAYDADGIPPALCTPEFYAQCRAALTPGGVLAFNLYDVPIAAHLAQLRSLFDGLVLVLPEPDLRNQVVFAWNRRHTPAPPAHALAPLPWAARRQLRPAMLRLQAAWTERAWRFS, encoded by the coding sequence ATGAGCGAAGCGCCGCCGCCAGTACGCGCGGCGTTGCGCCGCACCTGGCGCACGCTGGAGCTGTCTTTCAGCGATGACACGGTGCAGACCCGCATGGCGCGCTGGGCACCGCACCGGCTGGTATTGCCGTATACGCGCAGCATGCTGGCCGCAATGTGGTTGCAGCCGCAGCCTGCATGCATCGGCGTGATCGGCGTGGGCGGTGGTGCGCAGTTGAAGTTCTGCCACCGCTATCTGCGCCATGCGCGTATCGAAGCGGTGGAGGCCGATGCGCAGGTGCTGGCACTGCGCGATGCATTCGCAATTCCCCGCGACGATGCGCGGTTGCGGATCACGTTGGGGGACGGCGCCGACTGGATCGCCAGCCGCGGCGGGCGCTATGACCTGCTGCTGCTGGATGCCTACGATGCCGACGGCATCCCGCCGGCGTTGTGCACCCCCGAGTTCTACGCGCAGTGCCGCGCCGCGCTGACCCCGGGCGGCGTGTTGGCGTTCAACCTCTACGACGTGCCCATTGCCGCACATCTGGCGCAGCTGCGTTCGCTGTTCGACGGTCTGGTGCTGGTGTTGCCCGAGCCGGATCTGCGCAATCAGGTGGTCTTCGCCTGGAACCGCAGGCATACGCCAGCGCCCCCGGCGCACGCCTTGGCGCCGTTGCCGTGGGCGGCGCGCCGCCAGCTGCGTCCTGCGATGCTGCGGCTGCAGGCGGCATGGACGGAGCGCGCCTGGCGGTTTTCCTAA
- a CDS encoding MOSC domain-containing protein — MVLNPDSPLGKLMATLPQTGQVTWIGVRPARDVEMLEVDAVQATAGIGLVGDRYKGGSGKRGVTLIQAEHLPVIAALAGHAAIAPATLRRNLVVSGIALIALKGRRFRIGDVELEGTDPCDPCSRMEDALGAGGYNAMRGHGGLCARILRGGVVRLGDTVQAL, encoded by the coding sequence ATGGTTTTGAATCCCGACAGCCCCCTGGGCAAATTGATGGCGACGCTGCCGCAGACCGGCCAGGTGACCTGGATCGGCGTGCGTCCGGCGCGTGACGTGGAGATGCTGGAGGTGGACGCGGTCCAGGCCACCGCCGGCATCGGGTTGGTGGGCGATCGTTACAAGGGCGGCAGTGGCAAGCGTGGGGTCACCCTGATCCAGGCCGAGCATCTGCCGGTGATCGCGGCGCTGGCCGGGCACGCGGCGATCGCGCCGGCCACGCTGCGACGCAATCTGGTGGTCAGCGGGATTGCGTTGATCGCGTTGAAGGGGCGGCGTTTCCGTATCGGCGATGTCGAGCTGGAAGGCACCGACCCTTGCGACCCTTGCTCGCGCATGGAAGACGCGCTGGGAGCAGGTGGCTACAACGCGATGCGCGGGCACGGCGGCCTGTGCGCGCGCATCCTGCGTGGCGGCGTGGTGCGGCTGGGCGATACGGTGCAGGCGCTATGA
- a CDS encoding N-acetylmuramoyl-L-alanine amidase — MSDAVLPSPPITYAPLPYESRLARRALGQIDMVVIHCTELPDMAMARDYGERVLYDSGTGNSGHYYIDRNGSIQQYVALERIAHHVRGHNPHTLGIELVNSGRYPHWLDSRHQLMHEPYPQAQIAALVTLLQWLQQQLPAVRRIAGHQELDTTLEAASDDPARKIQRKLDPGPLFPWPHIEAAVDWSHALR, encoded by the coding sequence ATGTCCGATGCCGTCCTGCCGTCGCCACCGATCACCTACGCGCCGCTGCCCTACGAATCGCGCCTGGCCCGCCGCGCGCTTGGCCAGATCGACATGGTGGTCATCCACTGCACCGAATTGCCGGACATGGCGATGGCGCGCGACTACGGCGAGCGCGTGCTCTACGACAGCGGCACCGGCAACAGCGGCCATTACTACATCGACCGCAATGGCAGCATCCAGCAGTACGTCGCGCTCGAGCGCATCGCCCATCACGTGCGTGGGCACAACCCGCACACGCTGGGGATCGAACTGGTCAACAGCGGGCGGTATCCGCACTGGCTGGATTCGCGCCATCAGCTGATGCACGAGCCGTATCCGCAGGCGCAGATCGCAGCGCTTGTCACGCTGTTGCAATGGCTGCAACAACAGCTGCCTGCGGTGCGCCGCATCGCCGGTCACCAGGAACTGGATACCACGCTGGAAGCGGCCAGCGACGATCCGGCGCGCAAGATCCAGCGCAAGCTCGATCCTGGCCCCCTGTTTCCGTGGCCCCACATCGAAGCGGCGGTCGACTGGTCGCATGCGCTGCGTTGA
- a CDS encoding class I SAM-dependent methyltransferase: MPPVDLQSEGSAPSGRLLSHSNDPSTQDEQALTAVRARLLRDEAHTPERLDALLCLVDAMSTFELGRFLLHNRGLNAHWAHQMVTYQPGTLARDTAPMLEHALFERIPLLVATRHRFGIFQHQLQALLRPGMTLVSVACGFMGELLMLDYRHCPDVRLLGTDLDPQALDGARALARQRGLEHLVSLQLQDAWEAGEPGSADVLTSNGLNIYEPDDARVLALYRVFFDWLRPGGTLVTSFLTPPPQRSDQSPWKLEAVDASNWHLQELLTKVSPPSVTFRTQAQTLELLQRAGYGDVTFIDDPVGVFPTVVARKPPAA, translated from the coding sequence ATGCCGCCTGTCGACTTGCAGTCCGAAGGGTCCGCGCCCAGCGGCCGTCTGCTCTCCCATTCGAATGATCCGTCCACGCAGGACGAGCAGGCACTGACGGCGGTGCGGGCCCGGTTGCTCCGCGACGAGGCCCACACACCCGAGCGGCTGGATGCGTTGCTGTGTCTGGTCGATGCGATGTCGACCTTCGAACTGGGCCGGTTCCTGCTGCACAACCGCGGACTCAATGCGCACTGGGCGCACCAGATGGTGACCTATCAGCCCGGTACATTGGCGCGCGATACTGCGCCCATGCTCGAGCATGCGCTGTTCGAGCGAATTCCGCTGCTGGTTGCCACCCGGCATCGTTTCGGCATCTTCCAGCACCAGCTGCAGGCGCTGTTGCGTCCAGGCATGACCCTGGTGTCGGTCGCCTGCGGCTTCATGGGCGAGCTGTTGATGCTGGACTACCGGCACTGCCCGGACGTGCGGCTGCTCGGCACCGACCTGGATCCGCAGGCGCTGGACGGCGCGCGTGCGCTGGCCCGGCAGCGGGGGCTGGAGCACCTGGTATCGCTGCAGTTGCAGGACGCCTGGGAGGCGGGCGAGCCCGGCAGCGCGGATGTGCTCACCAGCAATGGCCTGAATATTTACGAGCCGGACGATGCGCGGGTGCTCGCGTTGTATCGCGTCTTTTTCGATTGGCTGCGGCCGGGAGGCACGTTGGTGACCAGCTTCCTGACGCCGCCGCCGCAGCGCTCTGATCAGTCGCCATGGAAACTGGAGGCTGTCGACGCCTCGAATTGGCATCTGCAGGAACTTCTCACCAAGGTCAGCCCGCCGAGCGTCACCTTCCGCACCCAGGCACAAACGCTGGAGCTGCTGCAACGCGCTGGCTACGGCGATGTGACATTCATCGACGATCCTGTCGGGGTATTTCCGACCGTCGTCGCGCGGAAGCCGCCTGCCGCCTGA
- a CDS encoding 5'-nucleotidase, which produces MADNSPRLLTVAVTSRALFDLEEGHALFESSGVEAYSAFQREHEDDILQPGVAFPVVRKLLALNHDVPEETPRVEVILLSRNSADTGLRIFNSIQHYNLGIVRATFTSGEPTWPYVKPFGTDLFLSANPDSVRRALTHGIAAATIMPRAPGERAEAAAAIVDNDESRLSTQLRIAFDGDAVIFGDESERISREQGVEAFGRHERERAREPLSVGPFRNFLSALHTLQAAFPPGEASPIRTALVTARSAPAHERVIRTLREWGVRLDEALFLGGRHKGPFLEAFGADIFFDDSQHNIDSARQHQHVAAGHVPHGVANDPPSR; this is translated from the coding sequence ATGGCTGACAACTCCCCCAGGTTATTGACCGTCGCGGTGACCTCGCGCGCGCTGTTCGATCTCGAAGAGGGCCATGCCTTGTTCGAATCCAGCGGGGTGGAGGCGTATTCGGCATTCCAACGCGAGCACGAGGACGACATCCTGCAGCCGGGCGTGGCGTTTCCGGTGGTGCGCAAGCTGCTGGCGCTCAACCACGACGTGCCCGAAGAAACCCCGCGCGTGGAAGTGATCCTGCTGTCGCGCAATTCGGCCGATACCGGCCTGCGCATCTTCAATTCGATCCAGCATTACAACCTGGGCATCGTGCGCGCAACCTTCACCTCCGGCGAGCCGACCTGGCCGTACGTCAAACCGTTCGGCACCGATCTGTTCCTCTCGGCCAACCCGGACTCGGTGCGGCGTGCGCTGACCCACGGCATTGCCGCAGCCACCATCATGCCGCGTGCGCCGGGCGAGCGTGCCGAGGCGGCTGCAGCGATCGTGGACAACGACGAAAGCCGGCTGTCCACGCAGTTGCGCATCGCCTTCGACGGCGACGCGGTGATCTTTGGCGATGAGAGCGAACGCATCTCGCGCGAGCAGGGTGTGGAAGCTTTCGGGCGGCATGAGCGCGAGCGTGCGCGCGAGCCGTTGTCGGTGGGGCCGTTTCGCAACTTTCTGTCGGCACTGCATACGCTGCAGGCGGCATTTCCACCCGGCGAAGCCTCGCCGATCCGCACCGCGCTGGTCACCGCGCGCTCGGCACCGGCGCACGAGCGGGTGATCCGTACCCTGCGCGAGTGGGGCGTGCGGCTGGACGAAGCGCTGTTTCTCGGCGGCCGGCACAAGGGGCCGTTCCTCGAAGCCTTCGGTGCGGATATCTTCTTCGACGATTCGCAGCACAACATCGACAGCGCACGCCAGCACCAGCATGTGGCCGCCGGGCATGTGCCGCACGGCGTGGCCAACGATCCGCCGAGCCGATGA
- a CDS encoding DUF2939 domain-containing protein, with protein sequence MKKRWWWVPLAMAVLLAGYVVAGPYLAIRGISHAIAERDAAQLDRHVDFPSLRVNLKAQLDDYLVRQAGSGMQSSLLGGFALQLASGISGAGVDTLVTPLGIGALLQGHSVWNRMIGDTVSADTYAAPAPARPLQGATQRFESTQRFTATTQTANGAPVTFVLTRQGLRWRLTDIQLPLGDQPARPAP encoded by the coding sequence ATGAAGAAGCGTTGGTGGTGGGTGCCCCTGGCAATGGCGGTCCTGCTGGCCGGCTATGTGGTGGCCGGGCCGTATCTGGCCATCCGTGGCATCAGCCACGCGATCGCCGAGCGCGATGCTGCGCAGCTGGACCGCCATGTGGATTTCCCCAGCCTGCGCGTCAATCTCAAGGCGCAGCTGGACGATTACCTGGTGCGACAGGCCGGCAGCGGCATGCAATCGAGCCTGCTCGGCGGCTTCGCCCTGCAACTGGCCAGCGGCATCAGCGGCGCCGGCGTGGATACCTTGGTGACGCCGCTGGGCATCGGTGCCTTGCTGCAAGGCCATAGCGTGTGGAATCGCATGATCGGCGATACCGTCAGTGCCGACACCTACGCGGCGCCAGCACCGGCGCGACCGCTGCAGGGCGCCACGCAACGCTTCGAATCCACCCAACGCTTCACCGCCACCACGCAGACCGCCAACGGTGCGCCGGTGACCTTCGTGCTGACCCGCCAGGGCCTGAGGTGGCGGCTGACCGATATCCAGCTACCGCTCGGCGACCAACCCGCTCGACCTGCGCCCTAG
- a CDS encoding GNAT family N-acetyltransferase, translating into MNVLIRQASQDDAAAIEILTMVAFMREDHSRHDEQHVIAALREDGALVLSLVADHDGYVVGHLAVSPVSLSDGSTGWYALGPLAVGPGHQRQGLGTRLVQAALANLRERGAAGCLALGAPGFFKQLGFAVEPGLTLPEAPVSELQALAFGDRLLPLADVAYHPAFGLG; encoded by the coding sequence ATGAACGTGCTGATTCGCCAAGCCAGCCAAGACGATGCGGCCGCCATCGAGATCCTGACCATGGTCGCGTTCATGCGCGAGGACCACAGCCGCCACGACGAGCAGCACGTGATCGCGGCACTGCGCGAGGACGGGGCGCTGGTGTTGTCGTTGGTGGCCGATCACGACGGCTACGTGGTCGGGCATCTGGCGGTGTCGCCGGTATCGCTGTCGGACGGCTCCACCGGCTGGTACGCGTTGGGGCCGTTGGCGGTGGGGCCGGGGCATCAACGCCAGGGTCTGGGCACGCGGTTGGTGCAGGCGGCCTTGGCGAATCTGCGCGAACGCGGCGCGGCCGGTTGTCTGGCGCTGGGTGCGCCGGGCTTCTTCAAACAGCTGGGATTTGCGGTCGAGCCCGGACTGACCCTGCCCGAGGCGCCGGTATCGGAACTGCAGGCGCTGGCCTTCGGCGACCGCCTGCTGCCACTGGCCGATGTGGCGTATCACCCGGCATTCGGACTGGGCTGA
- a CDS encoding DUF1684 domain-containing protein, which translates to MRLHSQAGVVCAAVMSMAACSAGSTAGTDGVRISGRHDTDAVQVHQVALEAARARRLDQVRAADGWLSYTGSGRLRAGRYRVGSDPHGDLVLPAGPAQLGELSLDAEGHVRFRAAAGVTVRLNGQPVDEVSLEPERAGRRGDRLEVQNRQFYLVQTGTLFGWRFRDPGAAAISRFQGFDYFPTDPHWRLQARWQPYATPRSITLLTSIGTPLTVEVPGEAVFKRDGREYRLQPITQDDGNGLFFLFADRTSGKESYGGARYLFTAMPRDGQLTLDFNLAENPPCAITPHVVCPIAPPKNRLDVAVNAGEKTYRSLDP; encoded by the coding sequence ATGCGGTTGCATTCGCAGGCTGGCGTCGTGTGCGCCGCGGTAATGTCGATGGCGGCGTGCTCGGCGGGATCCACTGCCGGCACCGACGGTGTGCGGATAAGCGGCCGCCATGACACGGACGCGGTGCAGGTCCATCAAGTCGCACTGGAAGCCGCGCGCGCCCGGCGACTGGACCAGGTGCGCGCAGCCGATGGCTGGCTGAGCTACACCGGCTCCGGTCGCCTGCGCGCAGGACGTTACCGGGTCGGCAGCGATCCGCACGGCGATCTGGTGCTGCCGGCCGGGCCGGCGCAGCTGGGCGAGCTGAGCCTGGATGCCGAAGGACATGTGCGTTTCCGCGCTGCGGCCGGCGTGACGGTGCGCTTGAACGGGCAGCCGGTCGATGAGGTCAGTCTGGAGCCCGAACGCGCAGGCCGGCGTGGCGACCGGCTCGAGGTGCAGAACCGGCAGTTCTATCTGGTGCAGACCGGCACGTTGTTCGGCTGGCGCTTCCGCGACCCGGGCGCGGCGGCAATCAGCCGTTTTCAGGGTTTCGACTATTTCCCGACCGATCCGCACTGGCGCCTGCAGGCGCGCTGGCAGCCGTATGCCACGCCACGCAGCATCACCTTGCTGACATCGATCGGCACGCCGTTGACGGTGGAGGTCCCGGGTGAAGCCGTGTTCAAGCGCGATGGCCGGGAGTATCGCCTGCAGCCGATCACGCAGGACGACGGCAATGGATTGTTCTTCCTGTTTGCCGACCGCACCAGCGGCAAGGAAAGCTATGGCGGCGCGCGTTATCTGTTCACCGCGATGCCACGCGACGGGCAGCTGACCCTGGATTTCAATCTGGCCGAAAATCCGCCCTGCGCCATCACCCCGCATGTGGTCTGCCCGATCGCGCCGCCAAAAAATCGGTTGGACGTGGCGGTGAACGCGGGCGAAAAGACCTATCGCTCGCTGGACCCCTGA
- the rlmKL gene encoding bifunctional 23S rRNA (guanine(2069)-N(7))-methyltransferase RlmK/23S rRNA (guanine(2445)-N(2))-methyltransferase RlmL yields MKFFASCAKGLEYLLVDELLTLGASKATATISGVNVEGEPRDALRAVMWSRLASRVLWPLTEFDCPDEDALYAGVAELPWDEHLSVGHTLSVDAHVFGTAITHARYAAQRIKDAVVDTMRRQGLERPSVDVESPDLRLNLSLRKGRATISVDLGGGPLHRRGWRMAQNEAPLKENLAAAVLLRAGWPRVYADGGGLLDPMCGSGTLLIEGALMAADVAPGLQRYGSDVPSRWRGFDREGWQQLVNEARDRDSAGRAALKQVIHGSDMDPHAIRAAKENAQVAGVAEAIWFGVREVGDLQSPPQATGVVVCNPPYDERLAADAALYRKLGDTLQRVVPQWRASLLCGNAELAYATGLRAGKKYQLFNGAIECALIVCDPIAVPRRTPLAAPTALSEGAQMVANRLRKNLQKFKKWRAREGIECFRVYDADLPEYSAAIDVYQQADGDRRIFLHVQEYAAPATIPEADVRRRLGELLAAAREVFEVPAERVALKSRERGKGGSKYGRFEQRNEIVNVREHGALLRVNLFDYLDTGLFLDHRPLRGTMAQQSKGRRFLNLFCYTGVASVQAAVAGASATTSVDLSGTYLQWCADNLALNGQAGSKHKLVQADALAWLEAERAHFDVIFCDPPTFSNSARAEDFDIQREHVRLLRAAVARLAPGGVLYFSNNFRRFKLDEEAVAEFAQCQEISPRTIDPDFERHARIHRAWRLTA; encoded by the coding sequence GTGAAATTCTTCGCATCCTGCGCCAAAGGCCTGGAATACCTGCTTGTCGATGAGCTGCTGACGCTTGGCGCCAGCAAGGCCACTGCCACCATTTCCGGCGTCAACGTCGAGGGTGAACCGCGCGATGCGCTGCGCGCGGTGATGTGGTCGCGCCTGGCCAGCCGCGTGCTGTGGCCGCTCACCGAGTTCGACTGCCCGGACGAGGATGCGCTGTACGCCGGTGTTGCCGAACTGCCGTGGGACGAGCACCTGTCGGTGGGCCACACCTTGTCGGTGGATGCGCACGTCTTCGGCACCGCGATCACGCACGCGCGCTACGCCGCGCAGCGCATCAAGGACGCGGTGGTCGACACCATGCGCCGGCAGGGGCTGGAACGCCCCTCGGTGGATGTGGAAAGCCCGGACCTGCGGTTGAACCTGTCGCTGCGCAAGGGCCGCGCCACCATATCGGTGGACCTGGGCGGCGGCCCGTTGCACCGGCGCGGCTGGCGCATGGCGCAGAACGAGGCGCCGTTGAAGGAGAACCTGGCCGCGGCGGTGTTGCTGCGCGCCGGCTGGCCGCGCGTCTATGCCGATGGCGGCGGTCTGCTGGATCCGATGTGCGGTAGCGGCACGCTGTTGATCGAAGGCGCCTTGATGGCCGCCGACGTGGCCCCGGGCCTGCAGCGCTATGGCAGCGATGTGCCCAGCCGCTGGCGCGGCTTCGACCGCGAGGGCTGGCAGCAGCTGGTGAACGAGGCGCGCGATCGCGACAGCGCCGGGCGTGCCGCGCTGAAGCAGGTGATCCATGGCAGCGACATGGACCCGCACGCGATCCGTGCCGCCAAGGAAAATGCGCAGGTGGCCGGCGTGGCCGAGGCGATCTGGTTCGGTGTGCGCGAGGTCGGCGACTTGCAATCCCCGCCGCAGGCCACCGGCGTGGTGGTGTGCAACCCGCCCTACGACGAGCGCCTGGCTGCCGATGCGGCCTTGTATCGCAAGCTTGGCGACACCCTGCAGCGCGTGGTGCCGCAGTGGCGTGCGAGCCTGCTGTGCGGCAACGCCGAGCTGGCCTATGCCACCGGGCTGCGCGCCGGCAAGAAGTACCAGCTGTTCAATGGCGCGATCGAGTGTGCGCTGATCGTCTGCGACCCGATCGCGGTGCCGCGCCGTACGCCGTTGGCGGCGCCGACTGCGCTCAGCGAAGGCGCGCAGATGGTGGCCAACCGGCTGCGCAAGAATCTGCAGAAATTCAAGAAGTGGCGTGCGCGCGAAGGCATCGAGTGCTTCCGCGTCTACGATGCCGACCTGCCGGAATATTCCGCTGCCATCGACGTATATCAGCAAGCCGATGGCGACCGGCGCATCTTCCTGCACGTGCAGGAATATGCCGCGCCGGCGACCATTCCCGAGGCGGATGTGCGCCGTCGCCTGGGCGAGTTGTTGGCCGCTGCGCGCGAGGTGTTCGAGGTGCCGGCCGAGCGTGTCGCATTGAAGTCGCGCGAGCGGGGCAAGGGCGGCAGCAAGTACGGCCGCTTCGAGCAACGCAACGAGATCGTCAACGTGCGCGAGCACGGCGCGCTGCTGCGGGTGAACCTGTTCGATTATCTGGACACCGGCCTGTTCCTGGATCACCGCCCGCTGCGCGGCACCATGGCGCAGCAGAGCAAGGGCCGGCGTTTCCTCAACCTGTTCTGCTACACCGGCGTGGCCAGCGTGCAGGCGGCGGTGGCCGGTGCCAGCGCCACCACCAGCGTGGATCTGTCCGGTACCTACCTGCAGTGGTGCGCCGACAACCTGGCCTTGAACGGCCAGGCCGGCAGCAAGCACAAGCTGGTGCAGGCCGATGCGCTGGCCTGGCTGGAAGCCGAGCGTGCGCATTTCGATGTGATCTTCTGCGACCCGCCGACCTTCTCCAACTCCGCGCGCGCGGAAGACTTCGATATCCAGCGCGAGCATGTGCGCCTGCTGCGCGCCGCGGTGGCGCGGCTGGCGCCGGGCGGCGTGCTGTATTTCTCCAACAACTTCCGCCGTTTCAAGCTGGACGAGGAAGCGGTGGCCGAGTTCGCGCAATGCCAGGAGATCAGCCCGCGCACCATCGACCCGGATTTCGAGCGGCATGCGCGCATCCATCGCGCCTGGCGGTTGACGGCCTGA